Proteins from one Coturnix japonica isolate 7356 chromosome 5, Coturnix japonica 2.1, whole genome shotgun sequence genomic window:
- the CHAC1 gene encoding glutathione-specific gamma-glutamylcyclotransferase 1 encodes MKRDAQSTQEYPGRPEGPEHPEAPSNPEPAAELKPRLWIFGYGSLVWRPGFEFTSRKVGFIRGYSRRFWQGDTFHRGSERAPGRVVTLLEDCGACTWGVAYEVCGEQQVAASLQYLNVREAVLGGYDTKLVSFHPQDKEAGEPIQALVYIATPQNPSYLGPASEEDIAAQIIVSSGCAGHNVEYLLRLADFMRYFCPQVEDKHLFSIEEALIALLPCLCHSKKALEEAPGVPQKAERENFLQGSSRRDETVGTA; translated from the exons ATGAAGCGGGACGCGCAGAGCACCCAGGAGTACCCGGGCCGGCCCGAGGGGCCGGAGCATCCCGAGGCACCTTCCAACCCAGAGCCGGCCGCGGAGCTCAAGCCGCGGTTGTGGATCTTCGGGTACGGCTCGCTGGTGTGGAGGCCGGGCTTCGAGTTCACGTCGCGGAAGGTGGGCTTCATCCGCGGCTACAGCCGGCGCTTCTGGCAGGGGGACACCTTCCATCGCGGCAGCGAGCGGGCG CCCGGCCGGGTGGTGACGCTGCTGGAGGATTGCGGG GCGTGCACGTGGGGCGTCGCCTACGAGGTGTGCGGGGAGCAGCAGGTGGCCGCCTCGCTGCAGTACCTGAACGTGCGCGAAGCCGTGCTGGGAGGATACGACACCAAGCTGGTCAGCTTCCACCCGCAGGACAAGGAGGCGGGGGAGCCCATCCAGGCCCTCGTGTACATCGCCACGCCGCAGAACCCCTCCTACCTCGGCCCGGCGTCCGAAGAAGACATCGCGGCGCAGATCATCGTCTCGAGCGGCTGTGCGGGTCACAACGTGGAGTACCTGCTGCGCCTGGCGGACTTCATGCGCTACTTCTGCCCGCAGGTGGAGGACAAGCACCTGTTCTCCATCGAAGAGGCCCTCATtgccctcctgccctgcctgtGCCACTCGAAGAAAGCCCTGGAGGAAGCGCCCGGGGTCCCgcagaaggctgagagggagaACTTCTTGCAGGGCTCCAGTAGGAGGGACGAAACAGTCGGGACGGCCTGA